The following proteins are co-located in the Symphalangus syndactylus isolate Jambi chromosome 21, NHGRI_mSymSyn1-v2.1_pri, whole genome shotgun sequence genome:
- the DHFR2 gene encoding dihydrofolate reductase 2, mitochondrial isoform X1, which translates to MVRLLNCIVAVSQNMGIGKNGDLPWPPLRNEFRYFQRMTTTSSVEGKQNLVIMGRKTWFSIPEKNRPLKDRINLVLSRELKEPPQGAHFLARSLDDALKLTEQPELANKVDMIWIVGGSSVYKEAMNHSGHLKLFVTRIMQDFESDMFFSEIDLEKYKLLPEYPGVLSDVQEEKGIKYKFEVYEKND; encoded by the coding sequence ATGGTTCGTTTGCTAAACTGCATCGTCGCTGTGTCCCAAAACATGGGCATCGGCAAGAACGGGGACCTGCCCTGGCCGCCGCTCAGGAATGAATTCAGGTATTTCCAGAGAATGACCACAACTTCTTCAGTAGAAGGTAAACAGAATCTGGTGATTATGGGTAGGAAGACCTGGTTCTCCATCCCTGAGAAGAATCGACCTTTAAAGGATAGAATTAATTTAGTTCTCAGCAGGGAACTCAAGGAACCTCCACAAGGAGCTCATTTTCTTGCCAGAAGTTTGGATGATGCCTTAAAACTTACTGAACAACCAGAATTAGCAAATAAAGTAGACATGATTTGGATAGTTGGTGGCAGTTCTGTTTATAAGGAAGCCATGAATCACTCAGGCCATCTTAAACTATTTGTGACAAGGATCATGCAGGACTTTGAAAGTGACATGTTTTTTTCAGAAATTGACTTGGAGAAATATAAACTTCTGCCAGAATACCCAGGTGTTCTCTCTGATGTCCAGGAGGAGAAAGGCATTAAGTACAAATTTGAAGTATATGAGAAGAATGATTAA
- the DHFR2 gene encoding dihydrofolate reductase 2, mitochondrial isoform X2 encodes MVRLLNCIVAVSQNMGIGKNGDLPWPPLRNEFRYFQRMTTTSSVEGKQNLVIMGRKTWFSIPEKNRPLKDRINLVLSRELKEPPQGAHFLARSLDDALKLTEQPELANKVDMIWIVGGSSVYKIPRCSL; translated from the exons ATGGTTCGTTTGCTAAACTGCATCGTCGCTGTGTCCCAAAACATGGGCATCGGCAAGAACGGGGACCTGCCCTGGCCGCCGCTCAGGAATGAATTCAGGTATTTCCAGAGAATGACCACAACTTCTTCAGTAGAAGGTAAACAGAATCTGGTGATTATGGGTAGGAAGACCTGGTTCTCCATCCCTGAGAAGAATCGACCTTTAAAGGATAGAATTAATTTAGTTCTCAGCAGGGAACTCAAGGAACCTCCACAAGGAGCTCATTTTCTTGCCAGAAGTTTGGATGATGCCTTAAAACTTACTGAACAACCAGAATTAGCAAATAAAGTAGACATGATTTGGATAGTTGGTGGCAGTTCTGTTTATAA AATACCCAGGTGTTCTCTCTGA